A stretch of DNA from Falsibacillus albus:
AGTGATTGGATTTCCTATCCTGAAAATAAAGTGGAAACTGAACAAAATAGCGGATGATAAAAAAGAAACAGCCAAACAAGTATGTTATAATGGAACACTTGAGGTGATAAAGAAAATGAAAAAAGACAAGCATTTGCTATTAATAGATGGGATGGCATTATTATTTCGGTCATTTTATGCAACGGCGGTCACGGGACAATTCATGATTAATTCAAAAGGAACGCCGACCAATGCCATTCAAGGGTTGATGAAGCATCTTCTGACTGCTGTCGATAAAATCCAGCCTACGCATACGGCAGTATGTTGGGATATGGGGAGTGCGACATTCAGAAATGAATTATATACAGAATACAAAGCGAACCGTGAAGCTCCTCCAGTCGAAATGATTCCGCAATTCGATCTTGCCAAGGAAGTGGTGGGTGCTTTCCGATTTCCAAATATTGGACTAGTTGGCTATGAAGCCGATGATTGCATAGGGACGATTGCAAAAAAGGTCCAAGATGCAAAAATCACGATCTTGACTGGCGATAAAGATTTGCTGCAATTACTTGACAACAACATTGACGTACTTATCCTGCAAAAAGGGTTTGGAAATTATAAATGGTATACCCACGAGGTATTTGAAGAAGAGAAAGGAATCACTCCCGAACAGTTCATTGATGTAAAAGCCTTAATGGGAGACCCAAG
This window harbors:
- a CDS encoding 5'-3' exonuclease, whose amino-acid sequence is MKKDKHLLLIDGMALLFRSFYATAVTGQFMINSKGTPTNAIQGLMKHLLTAVDKIQPTHTAVCWDMGSATFRNELYTEYKANREAPPVEMIPQFDLAKEVVGAFRFPNIGLVGYEADDCIGTIAKKVQDAKITILTGDKDLLQLLDNNIDVLILQKGFGNYKWYTHEVFEEEKGITPEQFIDVKALMGDPSDGYPGVKGIGEKTAMKLIQEFEHIEGIIENIQQLTPGQKKKLEADMEMLHLSRQLAKIHCEVPLEFTLEQAIWKEIPDDGHEMIETLELKALRRFIVQNQGFNNQKVIDF